From Plasmodium falciparum 3D7 genome assembly, chromosome: 9, one genomic window encodes:
- a CDS encoding ubiquitin specific protease, putative has protein sequence MIKDKKFIIENINNKVISKDNMTKKGKKICELKEFQNINEFNNSVLISNNKYILSDLKKNDNIIQNNKNVPSSNSAVNFVKDIGQHDFININQDYTNSNDNNNNNNEEYTNNYYPKNIVKNNMLASQETNTKHTRCNIKHIDDIELNDKIKNSTTIIENNNNNNNIVNINNINNVDNINNVNNINNVNDLNNLNNINNLNKKDYNHINENFQENINSNSNLKKKKGTYIKNCHAENYNRPLNDNSNNISKDDIKEKKNNNINSTVNYDNTNTEENITSDHCNIKDDTRLEKDMEEYIKKKNIYMSNSNKIINELYNNLIYDEYSENILSKKGVKEKDHIEYYEEQNIHMKANEESTNISIDIPPCCQIIYDNVDDATNEQYDNSQKDTYNWYMQKTNNNKLLYHINKNLIFLKRIQQYFYQKYINIKFSNDTNDYYYIIHLEWFNKLKKFINNESNDFPGSISNWELYEYTHDEIFKNYNISESNYVFSDDKNMNDNIYLKKQCLKKNLKEGKDYICTNKYMWRFLQFLYNGGPCIKRISNNIYNTFIPISSNDIMNNNIMYLLESRYIKNLFSLFNYIDHTKFIYNEPKGNEHTLYKNEYYNDNDKYTHDYILEETNEKKMCAHNYHELLQFYNLKEQEKNIILYIEYDDKHINKEILDEIKKIKNKNSNNKQNILISNDENFSSDSSNMYNIINAKHNDKLNTQKLFLLENDKICANSHISSNMNQTEYISLDNFDADYLLNNPHNLSRGFPNSYKLDINTDNNENVDNNGNVDSNENVDSNENVDSNENVDNNENVDSNENVDNNENMDRNDNMYNNENVDNSKMFINCNKSQRSNIKKSNSTNSTRRNYNRNNNNNNNKNNNNNNNNNNNNNNNNNNNSRNNNNNNNNNNNNNNNNNNNNNNNNNNNHNNNNKDDNTSDNNNNNINKEEDKKNKTTNNKKKENEKDDENKCKGNLNGSVEIYELKREFEENNNIIYNDSYNNRNINNVIDDLKKNEEDINKINDRNIYLSPNISANEMNINNFNKSYNSSSNKKNSIPCNSSNGNDIYKSCEEYNNDNEKISSNGYLTTTESQSKGTTDGNTERGSIYEYENDNNNNNKNNNKNESNNNRNEKKIYYDSIENLDDVVKKRKHIKNAQNNTTNNRVCSSNCGEQQVTEKINNILDNTHLNNIQNKNHNLKNNNSSTIQNGCTIKGNEQNVKNTNNINEEDNITNLENHKKDQKKKNHIMKKKLDDIDVKQGDLKSNNHENKNDVEDNMEMDETNNNSMDPQQRCNLISVFNKQKNHKNNISNNNNKKDDDDDDQSVYSSNITNTNSSSLHNSCSSSSSGGNNSLYNENDISKYNIFNNNDNDNLKNLLVPNNNSNNNNNNNNIIIINSNNNNNNNNNNNNFKRDNESSLNYHTSIMTKEQPAGIINYSTTCYINVVMQCLSVFFKLIYTLHNYVTVKYKNVNMSSDENENMNSSFINKNFFTNSIPFNIFGSNNNNNKKKDECLLLTFSFKLFQLSKMHNKGKVLCVNKLLNLLNDKYSYLFEYNEQQDCHEFLLLVFDFIHNMVKVIDESVDKNNQIDYYLKKEQSIISDLFLGLIEEKITCSQCEYVNYIYQPVYNLSVNVFKKNPENNINDNLIEYFKKEEVNSTCEKCKCKKMFKYSCVYKQPNILIIHLIRLQEDGSKIDKPIKFDMADFTIENVLKKKDNQFIEPIKKYNLCGVIVHRGLNSNCGHYICYTKRKHSNGVNVWYKFDDSTVTSVDVEEVESAKAYCLFYQSQ, from the exons atgataaaagacaaaaaattcattatagaaaacattaataataaagttaTAAGTAAAGATAATATgacaaaaaaaggaaaaaaaatatgtgaaCTAAAGGagtttcaaaatataaatgaatttaaTAACAGTGTGTTAATATcaaacaataaatatatattaagtgatttaaaaaaaaatgataatatcatacaaaataataaaaatgtccCGTCAAGTAATTCAGCCGTAAATTTTGTAAAGGATATAGGACAACATGATTTTATAAACATTAATCAAGATTATACAAACagtaatgataacaataacaataataatgaggaatatacaaataattattatcctaaaaatatagtaaaaaataatatgttagCTAGCCAAGAAACTAATACAAAACACACACGttgtaatataaaacatattgaCGATATTgaattaaatgataaaataaaaaattctaCAACtattatagaaaataataataataataacaatattgtaaatataaacaatataaacaatgtagacaatataaacaatgtaaacaatataaacaatGTAAACGATTTAAACAATTTAAACAATATTaacaatttaaataaaaaagattataatcatataaatgaaaactttcaagaaaatataaatagtaattctaatttaaaaaaaaaaaaagggacctatataaaaaattgtcatgcggaaaattataatagaccattaaatgataatagtaataatatttcaaaagatgatataaaagaaaaaaaaaataataatataaattcaacggttaattatgataatacaaatacAGAAGAGAATATAACGAGTGATCattgtaatataaaagatgataCACGTTTAGAAAAAGATATggaggaatatataaaaaaaaaaaatatatatatgtccaATTCTAATAAGATTattaatgaattatataataatttaatatatgatgaatattcagaaaatatattatcaaaaaaagGAGTGAAGGAAAAGGATCATATCGAATATTAtgaagaacaaaatatacatatgaaaGCAAACGAAGAATCAACAAACATATCTATTGATATTCCTCCATGTtgtcaaataatatatgacaATGTTGATGATGCAACAAATGAACAGTATGATAATTCACAAAAAGATACATACAACTGGTATATGCAAAAAACAAACaacaataaattattatatcacataaataaaaatttaatatttttaaaaagaatacaacaatatttttatcaaaagtatattaatataaaattttcaaatgatactaatgattattattatattatacatctTGAATggtttaataaattaaagaaaTTCATTAACAATGAATCTAATGATTTCCCTGGTTCGATTTCTAATTGGGAATTATACGAATATACACATGATGAGATtttcaaaaattataatatatcagaAAGTAATTATGTTTTTTCTGATGacaaaaatatgaatgataatatatatttaaaaaaacaatgtttaaaaaaaaacttaaaagaaggaaaagattatatatgtacaaataaatacatgTGGAGATTTctacaatttttatataatggaGGACCAtgtataaaaagaatatctaataatatatataatacatttataccCATATCTTCTAATgatataatgaataataatattatgtatttattagaatcaagatatataaaaaatttattttccttatttaattatatagaccatacaaaatttatatataatgaaccCAAAGGAAATGAacatacattatataaaaatgaatattataatgataatgataaatatacacATGATTACATTTTAGAAGAAaccaatgaaaaaaaaatgtgtgctcataattatcatgaacttttacaattttataatttaaaagaacaagaaaaaaatatcatcctttatattgaatatgatgataaacatattaataaagaaattctagatgaaataaaaaaaataaaaaataaaaatagtaataataaacaaaatattcttatttcAAACGATGAAAATTTTTCTAGTGATAGTagtaatatgtataatataattaatgctAAACATAATGATAAGTTGAATACACaaaaattgtttttattggaaaatgataaaatatgtgCTAATTCGCATATCAGCTCAAATATGAATCAAACTGAGTATATTTCATTGGATAATTTTGATGCTgattatcttttaaataatcCGCATAATTTGTCAAGGGGTTTTCCTAACAGTTATAAATTGGATATTAATAcggataataatgaaaatgtgGATAATAATGGAAATGTAGACAGCAACGAAAATGTAGACAGCAACGAAAATGTAGACAGCAACGAAAATGTAGACAACAACGAAAATGTAGACAGCAACGAAAATGTAGACAACAACGAAAATATGGACAGGaatgataatatgtataataatgaaaatgttgATAATAGTAAAATGTTCATAAATTGTAATAAATCTCAACGAtcgaatataaaaaagagtAACAGCACGAATAGTACGagaagaaattataatagaaacaacaacaataataataacaagaacaataataataataataataacaacaacaacaataataataataataataataatagtagaaataataacaacaacaataacaataataacaataataataacaataataacaataataataacaacaataacaacaataaccataataataataataaggatgATAACACAagcgataataataataataatataaataaagaagaagataagaaaaataaaacaacaaataataaaaagaaggaGAATGAAAAAGATGATGAAAACAAATGTAAGGGTAACTTGAATGGAAGTGTAGAAATATATGAACTTAAAAGAGAgtttgaagaaaataataatattatatataatgattcatataataatagaaatataaataatgttattgatgatttaaaaaagaatgaagaagatataaataaaattaatgatagaaatatatatcttagtCCAAATATAAGTGCCAAcgaaatgaatataaataattttaataaatcatataattcaagtagtaataaaaaaaattcgaTCCCTTGTAATTCTTCCAATggtaatgatatatataaatcgtgtgaagaatataataatgataatgaaaaaatttcaAGTAATGGTTATCTAACAACTACTGAAAGTCAGTCCAAAGGAACTACGGATGGTAATACAGAGAGGGGTTCTATTTATGAATacgaaaatgataataataataataataagaataataataaaaatgaaagtaATAACAATaggaatgaaaagaaaatatattatgatagtATCGAAAATTTAGATGATGTAGTAAAAAAGaggaaacatataaaaaacgCACAAAATAATACAACGAATAATAGAGTATGTTCATCGAATTGTGGTGAACAACAGGTcacagaaaaaataaataatattttagataACACACACttgaataatatacaaaataaaaatcataatctaaaaaataataatagtagtactATTCAAAACGGATGTACTATAAAAggaaatgaacaaaatgttaagaatacaaataatataaatgaagaagacAACATTACCAATTTGGaaaatcataaaaaagatcaaaagaaaaaaaatcatataatgaaaaaaaaattagatgaTATTGATGTAAAACAAGGTGATTTGAAATCAAATAATCacgaaaataaaaatgatgtgGAAGATAACATGGAAATGGATGAAACAAACAATAATAGTATGGATCCACAACAAAGATGTAACCTCATTTCTGTCTTTAATAAACAAAAGaaccataaaaataatatatctaataataataataagaaagatGATGACGATGATGATCAGAGTGTTTATTCTAGTAACATCACAAATACAAACAGTAGCAGCTTACATAATAGTTGTAGTAGTAGTAGCAGTGGTGGAAATAATAGTTTATATAACGAGAATGATATTTctaaatataacatttttaataataatgataatgataatttaaaaaacttGTTAGTACCAAATAATaacagtaataataataataataataataatattattattattaatagtaataataataataataataataataataataataattttaaaagagATAATGAATCATCCCTAAATTATCATACTTCTATTATGACAAAAGAACAACCTGCTGGTATTATTAATTACTCTACCACATGTTATATCAATGTAGTTATGCAGTGTTTATCAGTTTTTTTCAaactaatatatacattacataattatgtaactgtaaaatataaaaatgttaatatgtcaagtgatgaaaatgaaaatatgaattcatcttttataaataaaaatttctttACCAATAGTATACCTTTCAATATTTTTGgaagtaataataacaataataaaaaaaaggatgaaTGTCTGTTATtaacattttcttttaaattatttcaaTTAAGTAAAATGCATAATAAAGGTAAAGTATTATgtgttaataaattattaaatcttttaaatgataaatattctTACTTATTTGAATATAACGAACAACAAGATTGTCATGAATTTCTTCTTCTTGTATTTGACTTTATACACAATATGGTGAAAGTAATTGATGAGTCagttgataaaaataatcaaatagattattatttaaaaaaagaacaatctATTATATCAGATTTATTTTTAGGTTtaatagaagaaaaaattacatgCTCACAATGTGAATATGttaattacatatatcaaCCAGTTTATAACCTAAGTGtaaatgtttttaaaaaaaatccagaaaataacataaatgataatttaatagaatattttaaaaaagaagaagtcAATTCTACTTGtgaaaaatgtaaatgtaaGAAAATGTTTAAATATTCATGTGTTTACAAACAACCAAATATTCTAATTATACATTTAATTAGATTACAAGAAGATGGATCAAAAATCGACAAGCCAATAAAATTTGATATGGCTGATTTTACTATTGAAAATGttctcaaaaaaaaagataatcaATTCATTGAACccatcaaaaaatataatctaTGTGGAGTAATAGTGCACCGAGGGTTGAATTCGAATTGTGGTCATTACATTTGTTATACGAAAAGGAAACATTCGAATGGTGTCAACGtg TGGTACAAATTTGATGATAGCACGGTAACCTCTGTTGATGTTGAAGAAGTTGAATCGGCTAAAGCTTATTGCCTTTTTTATCAGAGTCAATaa